In Luteibacter mycovicinus, a genomic segment contains:
- the lptE gene encoding LPS assembly lipoprotein LptE, with product MSPNPLRLLRVAALVAIVGPLSACGFHLRQSAALPPGMQKIHLTVAGGGRLERELSRALSNADVTVVDHAAVDAAELAITSNNFRTDSLTVSGTARVTEYAVRYHVDFNAKAGDGTVIIAPQGVDMSREFSYDATNTIGTASQTEELQRSLIGDMVQAILFRLEAATVHPAAAAAGAPAAPASSN from the coding sequence ATGAGCCCGAACCCGCTTCGCTTGCTTCGTGTCGCCGCCCTTGTCGCCATCGTGGGACCGCTCAGTGCCTGCGGTTTCCACCTGCGACAGTCCGCGGCGCTGCCGCCCGGCATGCAGAAGATCCACCTGACGGTGGCCGGTGGCGGCCGACTCGAGCGCGAACTGTCCCGCGCCCTGTCGAACGCCGACGTCACCGTAGTCGATCATGCGGCGGTCGACGCGGCCGAGCTGGCGATCACGTCGAACAACTTCCGCACGGATTCGCTCACCGTCAGCGGCACCGCGCGTGTCACGGAATACGCCGTCCGTTACCACGTCGACTTCAATGCGAAGGCGGGCGACGGCACGGTGATCATCGCGCCGCAGGGTGTCGATATGTCCCGTGAATTCAGCTACGACGCCACCAATACGATCGGCACCGCCAGCCAGACCGAAGAACTGCAGCGCAGCCTGATCGGCGACATGGTCCAGGCCATCCTGTTCCGGCTCGAAGCGGCCACCGTGCATCCGGCGGCGGCAGCCGCGGGTGCGCCGGCCGCGCCCGCATCGTCGAACTGA
- the holA gene encoding DNA polymerase III subunit delta, with the protein MPFNPAQWQKHLAGDRMAPVYLLAGEELLVLEAADAVRAMARRLGYSEREVLEADSRFDWDDLARSSAGLSLFATQRLLDLRLAGGRAGKDGSAAISEFAGHPPPDTTLLITATEWSTKHEAVWTKNVDQAGIQVVFNAPRPNEWVQWVGHRLASRGVKASPDAVALLAERVEGNLLAAAQEIDKLVVLAGDQRLDAAALESLVADSARFDAFKLTDSAFAGEGGRALRILAGLHAEGDELIALMGWIVNQLQLALRLANARDFAAQAKVERLWPAREQLFRKALRRAPREHWMACLARAARIDRMAKGREQGNPWLEAERLIAAIAEPRAAVAFA; encoded by the coding sequence GTGCCGTTCAACCCGGCCCAGTGGCAGAAACATCTTGCAGGCGACCGGATGGCCCCGGTCTACCTGCTCGCCGGCGAAGAGCTTCTCGTCCTCGAGGCGGCCGATGCCGTGCGCGCGATGGCGCGCAGGCTGGGCTACAGCGAGCGCGAAGTGCTGGAAGCGGACAGCCGCTTCGACTGGGACGATCTGGCCCGCTCGTCCGCGGGTCTGTCCCTGTTCGCTACGCAGCGCCTGCTCGACCTGCGTCTGGCCGGCGGCCGCGCGGGCAAGGACGGCAGTGCGGCGATCAGCGAATTCGCGGGCCATCCGCCGCCGGATACGACGCTGCTCATCACGGCTACCGAGTGGAGCACCAAGCACGAGGCGGTCTGGACCAAAAACGTGGACCAGGCGGGCATCCAGGTGGTCTTCAATGCGCCCCGGCCGAACGAATGGGTGCAATGGGTGGGCCATCGTCTTGCCTCGCGGGGGGTCAAGGCCAGTCCTGACGCCGTCGCGCTGCTTGCCGAGCGTGTCGAGGGAAATCTGCTCGCCGCCGCCCAGGAGATCGACAAGCTGGTCGTCCTCGCCGGCGATCAGCGTCTCGACGCCGCCGCGCTGGAAAGCCTGGTCGCGGACAGCGCTCGTTTCGATGCCTTCAAGCTCACCGATTCGGCGTTCGCGGGCGAGGGAGGGCGCGCACTGCGCATTCTCGCCGGCCTGCATGCCGAGGGCGACGAGCTGATCGCGCTGATGGGCTGGATCGTCAACCAGCTGCAGCTGGCGCTGCGTCTGGCCAATGCCCGCGATTTCGCGGCGCAGGCCAAGGTCGAGCGCCTGTGGCCCGCGCGCGAACAACTGTTCCGCAAGGCGCTGCGTCGTGCGCCGCGCGAGCACTGGATGGCCTGCCTTGCCCGTGCCGCGCGGATCGACCGCATGGCCAAGGGTCGCGAGCAGGGCAATCCCTGGCTCGAGGCCGAGCGGCTCATCGCGGCCATCGCCGAGCCGCGCGCCGCGGTGGCGTTCGCATGA
- the nadD gene encoding nicotinate-nucleotide adenylyltransferase: protein MSEARPLAILGGTFDPIHNGHLRAAWEAAEALDAEVRLVPARTPPHRPPPVADAAGRVALLRAALSGQDRLRIDTRELDRDGPSYSVDTLASLRAEIGPDRPLVLLVGADAFAGLASWHLWRELFTLAHVGVLNRPGVTHEPSAELSAFIAGRRAPRPHGPAGRVLDIAITPLDIAATAIRESFAGGNEPRFLMPSECFAEDALLAPYRALGR from the coding sequence ATGAGCGAGGCGCGACCGCTCGCCATTCTCGGCGGCACGTTCGACCCGATCCATAACGGTCACCTGCGTGCCGCCTGGGAGGCCGCCGAGGCCCTGGATGCCGAGGTTCGTCTCGTGCCGGCCCGCACGCCGCCGCACCGTCCGCCGCCGGTGGCCGATGCGGCCGGCCGCGTGGCGCTGTTGCGCGCGGCCCTTTCCGGTCAGGACCGGCTGCGCATCGACACCCGCGAACTCGACCGGGACGGTCCCTCGTACAGCGTGGACACCCTGGCGTCGCTGCGCGCGGAGATCGGCCCGGATCGTCCGCTGGTGTTGCTTGTCGGCGCCGACGCCTTCGCCGGTCTGGCGTCGTGGCACCTCTGGCGCGAGTTGTTCACGCTGGCGCATGTCGGGGTGCTCAACCGGCCGGGCGTCACGCATGAGCCGTCGGCCGAACTCTCGGCGTTTATCGCCGGTCGCCGCGCTCCACGGCCGCATGGGCCCGCGGGGCGGGTGCTCGATATCGCCATCACGCCGCTGGATATCGCCGCGACGGCGATCCGGGAGTCGTTCGCGGGCGGGAACGAACCGCGCTTTCTGATGCCGTCGGAGTGTTTTGCCGAAGACGCGTTGCTGGCACCTTACCGTGCCCTCGGGCGCTGA
- the rsfS gene encoding ribosome silencing factor, giving the protein MSSSASRKAKSTVSNEHLRQRVVAALEDLKAKDVREIDVRGKTSIADILFIASGTSARHVKSIADEVIKFAKEAGVMPLGVEGQTEAEWVLVDLGDIIVHVMMPRIREFYGLERLWTVGDDGYEASHHA; this is encoded by the coding sequence TTGAGTTCGTCCGCATCCCGTAAGGCCAAGTCCACCGTCAGCAACGAGCACCTCCGCCAGCGCGTGGTCGCGGCCCTGGAAGACCTCAAGGCCAAGGACGTCCGCGAAATCGACGTCCGTGGCAAGACCTCCATCGCCGACATCCTGTTCATCGCTTCGGGCACCTCGGCCCGTCACGTCAAGTCGATCGCCGACGAAGTCATCAAGTTCGCCAAGGAAGCGGGCGTCATGCCGCTGGGCGTCGAAGGCCAGACCGAGGCCGAGTGGGTCCTCGTCGACCTGGGCGACATCATCGTCCACGTCATGATGCCGCGTATCCGCGAGTTCTACGGCCTCGAGCGCCTGTGGACCGTCGGCGACGACGGCTACGAAGCCTCGCACCACGCCTGA
- the rlmH gene encoding 23S rRNA (pseudouridine(1915)-N(3))-methyltransferase RlmH, producing the protein MRARLIAVGERMPAWVAEGFAEYRKRLSHELPLDLTEIKPGTRGKGRDDVRATLDEGAAILAALPRDIHVVALDGRGRTWSSEDLARQLEQWRMGGRDLAFLIGGPDGHAPDVLARADQRWSLGPLTLPHMLVRLVLAEQLYRATTLVAGHPYHRA; encoded by the coding sequence GTGCGGGCCCGCCTCATCGCCGTCGGCGAGCGCATGCCGGCCTGGGTGGCGGAGGGCTTCGCCGAATACCGCAAGCGGCTCTCCCACGAGCTGCCCCTCGATCTGACCGAGATCAAACCCGGCACGCGTGGCAAGGGCCGCGATGACGTGCGTGCCACGCTCGACGAAGGCGCGGCGATCCTCGCGGCGCTGCCGCGCGACATCCACGTCGTCGCACTCGATGGCCGGGGCAGGACGTGGTCCAGCGAAGACCTCGCCCGGCAGCTCGAACAATGGCGCATGGGCGGTCGCGATCTGGCCTTCCTGATCGGCGGTCCCGACGGCCACGCGCCCGATGTGCTGGCACGGGCCGACCAGCGCTGGTCGCTCGGCCCGCTGACGCTGCCGCACATGCTCGTCCGCCTCGTGCTCGCGGAGCAGCTCTACCGCGCGACCACGCTCGTGGCCGGTCACCCTTACCACCGGGCCTGA
- a CDS encoding Maf family protein — MLYLASQSPRRRELLAQIGESHRTLDVDVEEIRQSGESPDDYVSRVALDKARAGFARVAAEAGARVLGADTEVVLGDDVFGKPRDAADAADMLRRLSGIEHRVVSAVWLVEAVGERRVVSVSMVRFAALPEADIASYIDTGECFGKAGAYAIQGRAAAFVEHLSGSYTGVMGLPLFETSRLLRGP; from the coding sequence GTGCTGTACCTGGCTTCGCAATCCCCGCGCCGTCGGGAACTTCTCGCGCAGATCGGCGAATCCCACCGCACCCTCGACGTCGATGTCGAAGAAATCCGTCAGTCCGGCGAATCGCCCGACGATTACGTCTCCCGCGTCGCGCTGGACAAGGCCCGTGCCGGTTTCGCGCGGGTGGCCGCGGAGGCGGGCGCCCGTGTCCTGGGCGCCGACACCGAGGTGGTGCTCGGTGACGACGTCTTCGGCAAGCCCCGCGATGCGGCCGACGCGGCCGACATGCTGAGGCGGCTCTCGGGTATCGAACACCGTGTGGTGTCCGCCGTGTGGCTCGTAGAGGCTGTCGGCGAGCGTCGGGTGGTGTCGGTATCGATGGTGCGCTTCGCGGCGCTCCCGGAGGCCGATATCGCGTCCTACATCGATACGGGCGAGTGCTTCGGCAAAGCCGGCGCGTATGCCATCCAGGGACGTGCCGCCGCTTTCGTGGAACATCTTTCCGGAAGCTACACGGGCGTCATGGGCTTGCCTTTGTTCGAAACGTCCCGACTGCTTCGCGGACCGTGA